From Piliocolobus tephrosceles isolate RC106 chromosome 16, ASM277652v3, whole genome shotgun sequence, the proteins below share one genomic window:
- the TMEM11 gene encoding transmembrane protein 11, mitochondrial isoform X2 — MVSLSATDCYIVHEIYNGENAQDQFEYELEQALEAQYKYIVIEPTRIGDETARWITVGNCLHKTAVLAGTACLFTPLALPLDYSHYISLPAGVLSLACCTLYGISWQFDPCCKYQVEYDAYKLSRLPLHTLTSSTPVVLVRKDDLHRKRLHNTIALAALVYCVKKIYELYAV; from the exons AT GGTGAGCTTGTCGGCCACAGACTGCTACATTGTGCACGAGATCTACAATGGGGAGAATGCCCAAGACCAGTTTGAGTACGAGCTGGAGCAGGCCCTGGAAGCCCAGTACAAGTACATTGTGATTGAGCCCACGCGCATCGGCGACGAGACGGCCCGCTGGATCACTGTGGGCAACTGTCTGCACAAGACGGCTGTGCTGGCGGGCACCGCCTGTCTCTTCACCCCGTTGGCGCTGCCCTTAGATTATTCCCACTACATCTCCCTGCCCGCTGGTGTGCTGAGCCTGGCCTGCTGCACCCTCTATGGGATCTCCTGGCAGTTTGACCCTTGCTGCAAGTACCAAGTGGAGTACGACGCCTATAAACTGTCGCGCCTGCCTCTGCACACGCTCACCTCCTCCACCCCAGTGGTGCTGGTCCGGAAGGACGACCTGCACAGAAAGAGACTGCACAACACGATAGCACTGGCCGCCCTGGTGTACTGTGTAAAGAAGATTTACGAACTCTATGCCGTATGA